A region from the Kribbella shirazensis genome encodes:
- a CDS encoding helix-turn-helix transcriptional regulator, translating to MDTATRLLRLLSLLHSRPQWDGAELAARLEVTPRTVRRDVTRLRSLGYPIDAEAGIGGGYRLGPGGRLPPLLLEDAEAVAIAVGLRVATTTTVSGVEEAAISALAKLHQVLPVRLREQVAAITAHTTQLPQGELPPVDGDVLVTLAAGCRHVEGIRFRYRSRDGGESERSVEPLQIVHTGRRRYLVARDRDRQAWRTFRVDRIEHPVLTGSRYRFDDPPDPIALVAEGTGVAPWDIVARIRVHAPAATVAKVIPPAQGVVEELDAATCELRIAANELGPLAGQVTRIPWQFEILEPPELRAAVHDLARRLLDS from the coding sequence ATGGATACCGCGACCCGGCTCCTCCGCCTGCTGTCCTTGCTCCACTCGCGCCCCCAGTGGGACGGCGCCGAGCTGGCGGCAAGGCTCGAGGTCACGCCCCGGACCGTACGGCGGGACGTCACGCGGCTGCGGTCACTCGGGTACCCGATCGACGCCGAGGCCGGGATCGGCGGCGGGTACCGCCTCGGGCCGGGCGGCCGGCTTCCGCCGCTGCTGCTCGAGGACGCCGAGGCGGTGGCGATCGCGGTCGGTCTGCGGGTCGCGACGACCACGACCGTGTCCGGGGTCGAGGAGGCGGCGATCTCGGCGCTGGCGAAGCTCCATCAGGTACTGCCGGTGCGACTGCGCGAGCAGGTCGCCGCGATCACGGCCCACACCACGCAGCTGCCGCAGGGCGAGCTGCCGCCCGTCGACGGCGACGTACTCGTCACGTTGGCGGCCGGCTGCCGGCACGTCGAAGGGATCCGGTTCCGTTATCGCTCCCGCGACGGCGGTGAGTCCGAGCGCAGCGTCGAGCCGCTGCAGATCGTGCACACCGGCCGCCGCCGGTACCTCGTGGCCCGCGACCGCGACCGGCAGGCGTGGCGAACGTTCCGGGTCGACCGCATCGAGCATCCCGTGCTGACCGGCTCCCGCTACCGCTTCGACGACCCGCCGGACCCGATCGCGCTCGTTGCCGAGGGCACCGGTGTCGCGCCGTGGGACATCGTCGCCCGGATCCGCGTCCATGCCCCGGCCGCTACAGTGGCGAAGGTGATCCCGCCGGCCCAGGGCGTCGTCGAGGAGCTCGACGCCGCGACGTGCGAACTCCGCATCGCCGCCAACGAGCTGGGTCCGCTCGCCGGTCAGGTCACACGCATCCCGTGGCAGTTCGAGATTCTCGAGCCTCCGGAACTCCGCGCCGCGGTCCACGACCTGGCCCGCCGTCTGCTGGATTCCTAG
- the hrpA gene encoding ATP-dependent RNA helicase HrpA, whose translation MAARLEDVTAYDREHLGRRLERVRRTTDARKRADELRAVTAAVEQAERRVEVRRSAVPEITYPEELPVSQLKDEIAAAIRDHQVVVVAGETGSGKTTQIPKICLELGRGVHGMIGHTQPRRLAARTVAERIAEELGTELGETIGFAVRFTDKVSERSLVKLMTDGILLNELQRDRDLTRYDTLIIDEAHERSLNIDFILGYLKRLLPRRPDLKVIITSATIDPERFAAHFAGADGTPAPIVEVSGRTYPVEVRYRPVNDPDDPSTIDRDQTQAILDAVDELEYEADGDVLVFLSGEREIRDTADALSDKYADRRGRPGAVEVLPLYARLSNAEQHRVFQPHSNRRIVLATNVAETSLTVPGIKYVIDPGTARISRYSHRTKVQHLPIEPVSQASANQRKGRSGRTSDGICIRLYSEEDFTNRPEFTDPEILRTNLASVILQMTAIGLGDIAAFPFIDEPDKRSITDGLQLLTELGAIDTPKGGRLTPIGRQLAQIPLDPRLARMIVEADKHACVREVMVIAAALSIQDPRERPTDAEAQAQQAHARFRDPNSDFLGYLNLWSYLKKQQKELSGNQFRRMCRSEYLNYLRVREWQDIYAQLRQVASQIGVKLNSGEPADPQSVHISLMSGLLSHLGMKDPANQHQYLGARGTKFAIFPGSGLFKKPPQFVMAAELVETSRLWARVNAKIEPEWAEDLAPHLIKRSYSEPHWERKAGAVMAYEKVTLYGVPIVARRKVNYGKVDPEVSRELFIRHALVEGDWDTHHKFFHENRKLIEEVEELEERTRRRDLLVDDETLFAFYDERIGAEVVTGRHFDTWWKTARQRDADLLDFERSLIVREGAEVKEDEFPLHWTQNGMSFDLTYAFEPGTDADGVTVHIPLLVLNQVTADGFEWSVPGFREELVTTLIKSLPKAIRRNIVPAPDHARQILPELDPASGPLTDAMARALRELRSVEIEPGDWDWSRVPEHLRMTFRVEDDKRKTVAEGKDLAKLKEKLKPKTKAAISQVAAKAVSGLERSGLTDWTFGDLPRSFSEHRNGLTVAGYPALVDEGKSVAIRLQETERDQAAAMWAGTRRLLLLTMPSVIDVVQRNLSNQQKMTLMAGPHRNVGELLDDAIGAAVDQLMAAAGGPAWNLTAFSILRDAVRSELADTVLTILQQVEQVLGHARTVDKQISRASSPALLAALSDVRGQLEGLVHPGFITETGAQRLPDLVRYLRGMEQRLEKLSANAARDRSGMAVVDMLTDEYRKKLRAVPTGKYPSPGLLEVRWMLEELRISLFAQTLGTPYPVSEKRIRKALAES comes from the coding sequence GTGGCGGCTCGGTTGGAGGATGTGACGGCGTACGACCGGGAGCATCTCGGGCGGCGGCTCGAGCGGGTTCGGCGTACGACGGATGCCCGGAAGCGGGCCGACGAGCTGCGGGCTGTGACGGCGGCGGTCGAGCAGGCCGAGCGGCGGGTGGAAGTGCGGCGGAGCGCCGTACCCGAGATCACGTACCCGGAAGAGCTGCCGGTCAGCCAGCTGAAGGACGAGATCGCCGCCGCGATCCGGGACCACCAGGTCGTGGTCGTCGCGGGTGAGACCGGCTCCGGGAAGACCACCCAGATCCCGAAGATCTGTCTCGAGCTCGGCCGCGGCGTGCACGGCATGATCGGGCACACCCAGCCCCGCCGCCTCGCCGCGCGGACGGTCGCGGAGCGGATCGCCGAAGAGCTAGGCACCGAGCTGGGCGAGACGATCGGGTTCGCCGTCCGGTTCACCGACAAGGTGAGCGAACGCTCCCTGGTCAAACTGATGACCGACGGCATCCTGCTCAACGAGCTCCAGCGGGACCGCGACCTCACCCGCTACGACACCCTGATCATCGACGAGGCGCACGAGCGCAGCCTGAACATCGACTTCATCCTCGGCTACCTCAAGCGCCTTCTCCCCCGCCGCCCCGACCTCAAGGTGATCATCACCTCCGCGACCATCGACCCGGAACGGTTCGCCGCACACTTCGCCGGCGCCGACGGCACCCCGGCGCCGATCGTCGAGGTGTCCGGCCGGACCTACCCGGTCGAGGTGCGGTACCGCCCGGTCAACGACCCCGACGACCCGTCGACGATCGACCGCGACCAGACCCAGGCGATCCTGGACGCCGTCGACGAGCTCGAGTACGAGGCGGACGGCGACGTCCTGGTCTTCCTCAGCGGTGAGCGCGAGATCCGCGACACCGCCGACGCGCTCAGCGACAAGTACGCCGACCGGCGCGGGCGGCCCGGCGCGGTCGAAGTACTCCCCCTCTACGCACGGCTGTCCAACGCCGAGCAGCACCGGGTCTTCCAGCCGCACTCGAACCGCCGGATCGTGCTCGCGACGAACGTCGCCGAGACGTCGCTCACCGTCCCCGGCATCAAGTACGTCATCGATCCCGGTACGGCGCGCATCTCGCGCTACAGCCATCGCACCAAGGTCCAGCACCTCCCGATCGAGCCCGTCTCGCAGGCCAGCGCGAACCAGCGCAAGGGCCGCAGCGGCCGCACCAGCGACGGCATCTGCATCCGGCTGTACTCCGAGGAGGACTTCACCAACCGCCCGGAGTTCACCGACCCGGAGATCCTGCGCACCAACCTCGCGTCCGTGATCCTGCAGATGACCGCGATCGGGCTGGGCGACATTGCCGCGTTCCCGTTCATCGACGAGCCGGACAAGCGCAGCATCACCGACGGTCTGCAACTGCTCACCGAGCTCGGCGCCATCGACACCCCCAAGGGCGGCCGCCTGACCCCGATCGGGCGTCAGCTCGCCCAGATCCCGCTCGACCCGCGGCTGGCCCGGATGATCGTCGAGGCCGACAAGCACGCCTGTGTCCGCGAGGTGATGGTGATCGCGGCCGCGCTGTCGATCCAGGACCCGCGCGAGCGGCCCACCGACGCCGAGGCCCAGGCGCAGCAGGCGCACGCCCGGTTCCGCGACCCGAACAGCGACTTCCTCGGGTACCTGAACCTCTGGAGCTACCTGAAGAAGCAGCAGAAGGAGCTGTCCGGCAACCAGTTCCGCCGGATGTGCCGCAGCGAGTACCTCAACTACTTGCGTGTCCGTGAGTGGCAGGACATCTACGCGCAGCTGCGGCAGGTCGCCTCGCAGATCGGCGTGAAGCTCAACAGCGGGGAGCCGGCGGACCCGCAGAGCGTGCACATCTCGCTGATGTCCGGTCTGCTCAGCCACCTCGGCATGAAGGACCCCGCGAACCAGCACCAGTACCTCGGCGCGCGCGGGACGAAGTTCGCGATCTTCCCCGGCTCCGGCCTGTTCAAGAAGCCGCCGCAGTTCGTGATGGCAGCCGAGCTCGTCGAGACGTCGCGCCTGTGGGCCCGGGTGAACGCGAAGATCGAGCCCGAGTGGGCCGAGGACCTCGCGCCGCACCTGATCAAACGGTCGTACTCCGAGCCGCACTGGGAACGCAAGGCCGGCGCCGTGATGGCCTACGAGAAGGTCACGCTGTACGGCGTGCCGATCGTCGCGCGGCGCAAGGTGAACTACGGCAAGGTCGACCCGGAGGTGTCCCGCGAGCTGTTCATCCGGCACGCGTTGGTTGAGGGCGACTGGGACACGCACCACAAGTTCTTCCATGAGAACCGCAAGCTGATCGAAGAAGTCGAGGAGCTCGAGGAGCGCACGCGGCGCCGCGACCTGCTCGTCGACGACGAGACGCTGTTCGCCTTCTACGACGAGCGGATCGGTGCGGAGGTGGTCACCGGCCGGCACTTCGACACCTGGTGGAAGACGGCGCGGCAGCGCGATGCGGACCTGCTCGACTTCGAGCGTTCGCTGATCGTGCGCGAGGGCGCCGAGGTGAAGGAGGACGAGTTCCCGCTGCACTGGACGCAGAACGGGATGAGCTTCGACCTCACCTACGCCTTCGAGCCCGGGACGGACGCCGACGGTGTCACCGTGCATATCCCGCTGCTCGTCCTGAACCAGGTCACCGCGGACGGCTTCGAATGGAGCGTGCCCGGCTTCCGTGAGGAGCTGGTCACGACGCTGATCAAGTCGTTGCCGAAGGCGATCCGCCGCAACATCGTCCCGGCCCCGGACCACGCGCGGCAGATCCTCCCCGAGCTCGACCCTGCGTCCGGCCCGCTGACCGACGCGATGGCGCGAGCCCTCCGCGAGCTGCGCAGCGTCGAGATCGAGCCGGGCGACTGGGACTGGAGCCGCGTACCCGAGCACCTGCGGATGACGTTCCGGGTCGAGGACGACAAGCGCAAGACCGTGGCCGAGGGCAAGGATCTGGCGAAGCTGAAGGAGAAGCTGAAGCCGAAGACCAAGGCCGCGATCTCGCAGGTCGCGGCCAAGGCGGTCAGCGGTCTGGAGCGGTCCGGTCTGACCGACTGGACGTTCGGCGATCTCCCCCGCAGCTTCTCCGAGCACCGCAACGGGCTGACTGTGGCCGGCTACCCAGCGCTCGTCGACGAGGGCAAGAGTGTCGCGATCCGGCTGCAGGAGACCGAGCGCGACCAGGCCGCCGCGATGTGGGCGGGCACCCGGCGGTTGCTGTTGCTGACGATGCCGTCGGTGATCGACGTCGTCCAGCGGAACCTGAGCAATCAGCAGAAGATGACGCTGATGGCGGGTCCGCACCGCAACGTCGGCGAGCTGCTCGACGACGCGATCGGCGCCGCTGTCGACCAGTTGATGGCGGCCGCGGGCGGCCCGGCGTGGAATCTCACCGCGTTCTCGATCCTGCGAGACGCCGTACGGTCGGAGCTCGCGGACACCGTGCTGACGATCCTGCAGCAGGTCGAGCAGGTACTGGGACACGCGCGGACCGTGGACAAGCAGATCTCCCGTGCGTCCAGCCCCGCGTTGCTCGCCGCGCTGTCCGACGTCCGCGGGCAACTCGAAGGGCTCGTGCACCCCGGCTTCATCACCGAGACCGGCGCGCAGCGGCTGCCCGACCTGGTCCGTTACCTGCGCGGCATGGAGCAACGCCTCGAGAAGCTCAGCGCGAACGCGGCGAGGGACCGCTCCGGGATGGCCGTGGTCGACATGCTCACCGACGAGTACCGCAAGAAACTCCGCGCGGTGCCGACGGGCAAGTACCCGAGCCCCGGACTGCTCGAGGTCCGCTGGATGCTGGAGGAGCTCCGCATCAGCCTGTTCGCCCAAACCCTCGGCACGCCGTACCCCGTCTCCGAGAAACGCATCCGAAAGGCACTGGCCGAGAGCTAG
- a CDS encoding universal stress protein, producing the protein MKILVGYVPTPEGEAALAAAAAEAELRGATVLLLNTSRGDAYIDARYANADELAAAEAKLREHGVDVTVQQAVSEGDVAGALLKAAAAEDVGLIVLGLRRRSPVGKLILGSTAQRVLLESPVPVLAVKVPSPHD; encoded by the coding sequence GTGAAGATTCTCGTCGGATACGTACCAACGCCTGAGGGTGAGGCGGCGCTGGCCGCGGCGGCGGCCGAAGCGGAGTTGCGCGGGGCCACGGTCCTGCTGCTGAACACCAGCCGGGGCGACGCCTACATCGACGCCCGCTACGCCAACGCCGACGAGTTGGCCGCGGCGGAGGCCAAGCTGCGGGAGCACGGCGTCGACGTGACGGTCCAGCAGGCCGTCTCCGAGGGTGACGTGGCCGGCGCACTGCTGAAGGCGGCCGCGGCGGAGGACGTCGGCCTGATCGTCCTCGGCCTGCGCCGCCGCAGCCCGGTCGGCAAACTGATCCTCGGCAGCACCGCCCAACGCGTACTGCTGGAGTCCCCGGTACCAGTCCTCGCCGTCAAGGTCCCCTCACCCCACGACTGA
- a CDS encoding tripartite tricarboxylate transporter permease: MRGRCRILVFACLGVYSLSGSGYEVLMALLIGVAGFFMRKLDFPIAPVVLGVILGPTMEEQFRRALVISNGDASVFFTRPLSLVPHPGPPDLRRGRLSAVSPETFLRHAPICFRRCGVRGRG, from the coding sequence GTGCGCGGCCGCTGCCGGATCCTGGTCTTCGCGTGCCTCGGTGTGTACTCGTTGTCCGGCTCCGGGTACGAGGTGCTGATGGCGCTCCTGATCGGGGTGGCCGGGTTCTTCATGCGCAAGCTGGACTTCCCGATCGCGCCGGTCGTGCTCGGGGTGATCCTCGGGCCGACGATGGAGGAACAGTTCCGGCGGGCGCTGGTGATCTCGAACGGGGACGCGAGTGTGTTCTTCACGCGGCCGCTGAGCCTGGTGCCCCACCCGGGACCGCCTGACCTTCGGCGAGGACGACTGAGTGCCGTCTCTCCGGAAACTTTTCTGCGTCATGCGCCGATTTGTTTCCGGAGATGCGGGGTGCGAGGTCGAGGGTGA
- a CDS encoding LLM class flavin-dependent oxidoreductase yields the protein MVELQVVLPDESATMPPERLVELAIAAEDLGYGTAWLPDHLLPPGEFGPTYGGVYEPLVTIGYLAARTSRIRFGTSVLVLPLRSPYVVAKQAATLHRLSGERVVLGIGAGWARDEFAAVGAVFEERGRRTDEALGIVRDLFEGRDRGGVFEPTPRAPLPIMIGGTTVPALRRAARYGDEWQGLNLDGAGFAAAVSRLRSFGDRPIKVGTRLVWSAGEPGPVIEQARELVDAGAETLAVSFGDESSALDRMTKFRDLFTAG from the coding sequence ATGGTCGAACTCCAGGTCGTCCTCCCGGACGAGTCCGCGACAATGCCGCCCGAACGACTGGTCGAGCTGGCGATCGCCGCCGAGGACCTCGGCTACGGTACGGCGTGGCTGCCCGACCACCTCCTCCCGCCGGGCGAGTTCGGCCCGACGTACGGCGGTGTGTACGAACCGCTCGTCACGATCGGGTACCTCGCGGCCCGCACGAGCCGGATCCGGTTCGGTACGTCGGTCCTCGTGCTGCCGCTGCGGAGCCCGTACGTCGTCGCGAAGCAGGCCGCGACACTGCACCGGCTCTCCGGCGAACGCGTCGTACTGGGGATCGGCGCCGGGTGGGCGCGGGACGAGTTCGCGGCGGTGGGCGCGGTGTTCGAGGAGCGTGGCCGGCGGACGGACGAAGCGCTCGGTATCGTGCGCGATCTCTTCGAGGGCCGGGATCGCGGCGGGGTGTTCGAGCCCACGCCGCGGGCGCCGCTGCCGATCATGATCGGCGGGACGACGGTGCCGGCGTTGCGCCGGGCGGCCCGCTACGGCGACGAGTGGCAGGGTCTCAACCTGGACGGTGCCGGGTTCGCGGCGGCCGTCTCGCGGCTCCGGTCGTTCGGCGACCGGCCGATCAAGGTCGGGACGCGGCTCGTCTGGTCCGCCGGCGAGCCTGGCCCGGTGATCGAGCAGGCTCGGGAGCTCGTCGACGCCGGAGCCGAGACGCTGGCGGTGTCCTTCGGTGACGAGAGCAGCGCGCTGGACCGGATGACGAAATTCCGGGACCTGTTCACGGCGGGCTGA
- a CDS encoding AMP-binding protein, which yields MRTIRPIGPLRPPEWLVQSAAEVGGLSVALIRSGVWRSAGPAQLVRIERALRTWGQSMAALGVIAAIRYPDRAAVISGDDEITYAELDRRCERIAAGLQAQYGIVAGSKVAVLCRNHRGFLEATLAASRIGADVLFVNTEFAAPQLQAVLERHRPDLLVHDAEFTVPADLPAVGSDLEELAGSTARAAAAPEKVGHITILTSGTTGAPKAAPRVPTALGLAGLTGSALRRFGIRAGEPMVICPPLFHGLGLLTSMLALFLGSPLVLRPRFDAATLLADVEATRAGSVVAVPVMLRRLLELGPAATAEYDLRSLRAVISGASQLGAPLAERFIERFGPVLCDAYGSSEVGIATIATSADLLAAPGTVGRPCLGSSIRILDDQDRVVSAGTTGRIFAGGGLVFGGYSDGSSKTVVDGRMSTGDLGHLDRTGRLFVDGREDDMIVSGGENVYPVEVEQCLAAHPAVAEAVVTGVPDDEFGQRLIAYVVLHQPVTEDELDTHVKANLARYKTPRQIVVLDDFPRNATGKVLRGRLTPP from the coding sequence ATGAGGACGATCCGCCCGATCGGACCGCTGCGCCCGCCCGAGTGGCTGGTGCAGAGTGCGGCCGAGGTCGGCGGACTGTCGGTCGCGCTGATCAGGTCCGGTGTCTGGCGGTCGGCGGGTCCGGCGCAACTGGTCCGGATCGAGCGCGCGCTGCGGACGTGGGGTCAGTCGATGGCCGCGCTGGGAGTGATCGCCGCGATCCGCTACCCGGACCGTGCGGCGGTGATCTCCGGTGACGACGAGATCACGTACGCCGAGCTCGACCGCCGGTGCGAACGGATCGCGGCCGGTCTGCAAGCGCAGTACGGAATCGTTGCCGGCAGCAAGGTCGCCGTCCTGTGCCGGAATCACCGCGGCTTCCTGGAGGCGACGCTCGCGGCGTCGCGGATCGGTGCGGACGTGCTGTTCGTGAACACCGAATTCGCCGCACCGCAGCTCCAGGCAGTCCTGGAGCGCCATCGTCCGGACCTACTTGTCCACGACGCCGAGTTCACGGTCCCGGCCGACCTGCCCGCCGTCGGCTCCGATCTGGAGGAGCTTGCCGGGAGCACGGCGCGGGCGGCTGCTGCGCCTGAGAAGGTCGGGCACATCACGATCCTCACCTCCGGTACGACGGGGGCTCCCAAGGCGGCTCCGCGGGTGCCGACCGCGCTTGGGCTGGCGGGGTTGACCGGGAGTGCGCTGCGACGGTTCGGAATCCGCGCCGGTGAACCGATGGTGATCTGCCCGCCGTTGTTCCACGGGCTGGGGCTGCTGACGTCGATGCTCGCGTTGTTCCTCGGCTCCCCGCTGGTACTGCGGCCGCGGTTCGACGCCGCGACCTTGCTGGCGGATGTGGAGGCGACGCGGGCCGGTTCGGTCGTCGCGGTGCCGGTGATGTTGCGCCGGTTGCTCGAGCTGGGCCCGGCGGCGACCGCGGAGTACGACCTGCGTTCGCTGCGGGCCGTGATCTCCGGTGCGTCGCAGCTCGGCGCACCGCTGGCCGAGCGGTTCATCGAGCGGTTCGGGCCGGTGCTGTGCGACGCGTACGGGTCGAGCGAGGTCGGGATCGCCACCATCGCGACGTCCGCGGATCTGCTCGCCGCGCCGGGGACCGTCGGCCGGCCGTGCCTGGGCAGCTCGATCCGGATCCTCGACGACCAGGACCGCGTAGTGTCCGCCGGGACCACCGGGCGGATCTTCGCGGGCGGCGGGCTGGTGTTCGGCGGGTACTCCGACGGTTCGAGCAAGACCGTGGTGGACGGGCGGATGAGCACCGGCGATCTCGGACACCTCGACCGAACCGGGCGGCTGTTCGTCGACGGGCGCGAGGACGACATGATCGTGTCCGGCGGCGAGAACGTGTACCCGGTCGAGGTCGAGCAGTGCCTCGCGGCGCATCCCGCGGTCGCCGAGGCGGTCGTCACCGGCGTCCCCGACGACGAGTTCGGCCAACGGCTGATCGCGTACGTCGTACTCCACCAGCCGGTCACCGAGGACGAGCTGGACACCCACGTGAAGGCGAACCTCGCGCGCTACAAGACCCCGCGGCAGATCGTCGTCCTCGACGACTTCCCGCGCAACGCCACCGGGAAGGTGCTGCGCGGCAGACTCACCCCACCGTGA
- a CDS encoding SDR family NAD(P)-dependent oxidoreductase — protein MVTGKRPIGWPLLVALTNGRTRISDERLAQAVRGKVVMVTGSSYGIGEATARRLAAAGATVVLVARTADQLQAVADEIRAAGGSAYAYPANLADPAAVEELVRTVLAEHERVDVLVNNAGKSIRRSIADTYQRFHDIERTNAVNYLGPAKLVLELLPSMRERRSGHIVNVSTAGVRTPPMARWSAYLASKSAFDVWLRCVAQEVRGDRVTTSTVYMGLVHTRMSEPTPLLNKMPGLTPEQAADQVCTAVAERPHNITPPFVRPADAVGNLLRVPTDRLFELYFRRTGGGKER, from the coding sequence ATGGTGACTGGGAAGCGTCCGATCGGGTGGCCGTTGCTTGTCGCGCTGACCAATGGGCGCACCAGGATCTCCGACGAACGGCTGGCGCAGGCCGTCCGGGGCAAGGTGGTGATGGTCACCGGTTCGTCGTACGGGATCGGTGAGGCGACCGCGCGACGCCTGGCCGCGGCCGGTGCGACGGTGGTGCTCGTTGCGCGGACGGCCGACCAGCTGCAAGCAGTGGCCGATGAGATCCGGGCCGCGGGCGGGTCGGCGTACGCGTACCCGGCCAACCTCGCGGACCCCGCTGCGGTCGAGGAGCTCGTCCGGACGGTGCTCGCGGAGCACGAGCGGGTCGACGTCCTGGTGAACAACGCGGGCAAGTCCATCCGGCGGTCGATCGCGGACACCTACCAGCGCTTCCACGACATCGAGCGGACCAACGCCGTGAACTACCTCGGGCCGGCCAAGCTCGTGCTCGAACTGCTGCCGTCGATGCGCGAACGCCGCTCCGGTCACATCGTGAACGTGTCGACGGCCGGCGTCCGGACGCCGCCGATGGCGCGCTGGTCGGCGTACCTCGCGTCGAAGAGTGCCTTCGACGTGTGGCTGCGCTGTGTCGCCCAGGAGGTGCGCGGCGACCGCGTGACGACGTCGACCGTCTACATGGGCCTCGTGCACACGCGGATGAGTGAGCCGACGCCGTTGCTCAACAAGATGCCGGGGCTGACTCCGGAGCAGGCCGCCGATCAGGTGTGTACGGCGGTCGCGGAGCGGCCGCACAACATCACGCCGCCGTTCGTCCGCCCGGCCGATGCCGTGGGCAATCTGTTGCGGGTGCCGACCGATCGGTTGTTCGAGCTGTACTTCCGGCGTACGGGAGGCGGGAAGGAGCGATGA
- a CDS encoding alpha/beta fold hydrolase gives MALHFVSYGDGVPVLALHGWTPDHRLMTGCLEPVFNRLTGYRRLYPDLPGMGQSPAGDIDSSDGIMAALREFVAQEIGDEPFLLIGESYGGYLARGLVAERPEQVLGLAMICPVGTLWHKDRKLPEHAVLRTEPGVLDSLTPDEDFTELAVVQTAAALAAYRSDVAPGLALADTAALERIQKNWALTTAPESGPPYERPSLILCGRQDAVTGYEDQYALLPHYPRAAYAVLDVAGHNLQLEQPALFDALIREWLQRAAE, from the coding sequence GTGGCACTGCACTTCGTGTCGTACGGCGACGGTGTTCCGGTTCTCGCACTGCACGGGTGGACGCCGGACCACCGGCTGATGACCGGCTGCCTCGAGCCGGTCTTCAACCGCCTCACCGGCTACCGCCGGCTGTACCCGGACCTGCCCGGGATGGGGCAGAGTCCGGCCGGCGACATCGACAGCTCGGACGGCATCATGGCCGCGCTCCGCGAGTTCGTCGCCCAGGAGATCGGCGACGAACCGTTCCTGCTGATCGGCGAGTCGTACGGCGGCTACCTCGCCCGCGGCCTGGTCGCGGAGCGTCCCGAGCAGGTCCTCGGCCTGGCGATGATCTGTCCGGTCGGCACGCTGTGGCACAAGGACCGCAAGCTCCCCGAGCACGCCGTACTGCGGACCGAGCCCGGCGTCCTCGACTCGCTGACACCGGACGAGGACTTCACCGAGCTCGCCGTGGTGCAGACAGCTGCTGCACTGGCGGCGTACCGCTCGGACGTGGCGCCGGGTCTCGCGCTGGCCGACACGGCTGCCCTGGAGCGCATCCAGAAGAACTGGGCGCTGACGACGGCGCCGGAGAGCGGCCCGCCGTACGAGAGGCCGTCACTGATCCTGTGCGGCCGGCAGGACGCCGTGACCGGGTACGAGGACCAGTACGCACTGCTCCCCCACTACCCGCGGGCCGCATACGCCGTACTGGATGTTGCCGGGCACAACCTCCAGCTCGAGCAGCCCGCGCTTTTCGACGCCTTGATCCGCGAATGGCTCCAGCGCGCCGCCGAGTGA
- a CDS encoding M24 family metallopeptidase, whose protein sequence is MARRSALPPVPDAAVLRARLDRAREAAAGTGLVIAPGSDLRYLIGQPGGSFERLTTLVIPADGAPALIVPKLEAPGYDGLPLAELGVDVVTWVDGVDPYNLAAERLGSSERVAVSDFTPALHVLGIRDALPKAEQVLAGPIVRELRMRKDAAEIEALRKAGAAIDRVHARVGEWLRPGRTEAEVGADIAAAIVEEGHTEADFVIVASGPNGASPHHALSDRVIEAGDVVVVDIGGPVAEGYNSDSTRTYAVGTPRDADVAATYAVLQQAQQAAVDAVRPGATAESIDAAARDVITAAGFGEYFIHRTGHGIGLDVHEEPYIVAGNDLPLEPGMAFSVEPGIYQAGRWGARIEDIVVVTADGVESVNQRPHELVEL, encoded by the coding sequence ATGGCCCGTCGCTCAGCACTTCCTCCCGTTCCCGATGCCGCCGTACTCCGCGCCCGCCTGGATCGCGCCCGCGAGGCCGCGGCCGGCACCGGCCTGGTGATCGCGCCAGGCTCGGACCTGCGGTACCTGATCGGTCAGCCCGGCGGCTCCTTCGAGCGCCTCACGACGCTGGTGATCCCGGCCGACGGCGCACCGGCCCTGATCGTGCCGAAGCTCGAGGCGCCCGGGTACGACGGTCTGCCGCTGGCGGAGCTCGGCGTCGACGTCGTCACCTGGGTGGACGGCGTCGACCCGTACAACCTCGCCGCCGAGCGACTGGGAAGTTCCGAGCGGGTCGCGGTCAGCGACTTCACGCCGGCGCTGCACGTGCTGGGGATCCGCGACGCGTTACCGAAGGCCGAGCAGGTGCTGGCCGGGCCGATCGTGCGCGAGCTGCGGATGCGCAAGGACGCCGCCGAGATCGAGGCCCTGCGGAAGGCTGGCGCCGCGATCGACCGCGTGCACGCCCGCGTCGGAGAGTGGCTCCGTCCCGGCCGGACCGAGGCCGAGGTGGGCGCCGACATCGCCGCCGCGATCGTCGAGGAGGGCCACACCGAGGCCGACTTCGTGATCGTCGCCAGCGGCCCGAACGGCGCCAGCCCGCATCACGCCCTCTCCGATCGTGTGATCGAGGCGGGCGACGTCGTGGTCGTCGACATCGGCGGGCCCGTTGCCGAGGGCTACAACTCCGACTCCACCCGGACGTACGCCGTCGGCACGCCGCGGGACGCCGACGTGGCCGCGACGTACGCCGTACTGCAGCAGGCTCAGCAGGCCGCGGTGGACGCGGTCCGGCCCGGTGCGACCGCCGAGTCCATCGATGCGGCCGCGCGGGACGTGATCACCGCGGCGGGCTTCGGCGAGTACTTCATCCACCGCACCGGGCACGGGATCGGGCTGGACGTGCACGAGGAGCCGTACATCGTCGCGGGCAACGACCTGCCGCTGGAGCCGGGCATGGCGTTCAGCGTCGAGCCGGGCATCTACCAGGCGGGCCGCTGGGGCGCGCGGATCGAGGACATCGTGGTGGTCACCGCGGACGGCGTCGAGTCCGTGAACCAGCGGCCGCACGAGCTGGTGGAGCTCTGA